Below is a window of Pedobacter africanus DNA.
GGTAAATACGCATTGCATTCTATTCCGGGAGAAAAAGAATGGACGCTTATTTTTAATAAAAAATGGCAGAAATCCGGTACCGACTACAACGAAGCTGAAGATGCTTTGAAGGTAGTGGTGAAGCCTGGTAAGTCTGCGTCCTTTACAGAAAAAATGACTTTTACTGTTGATAAATCAGGGAAAGTAGCGCTGATCTGGGGCGATGTACTGGTTCCTTTTACAGTAAAATAAAATGATGTGGATTTAATCAAATGAATCCATATATTTGCGCTCCTGTTTCCGTAGTTCAATGGATAGAATTTTAGATTCCGGTTCTAAAGATGGGGGTTCGAATCCCTTCGGGAACACTAAGCAAATAAAAAAGCGGCTTTAAAGCCGCTTTTTTATTTGCTTATATTCAACAGAAGCGAAGAAGAGCAAGAAACAGCACAACGGTGGCATAAAGGTTTTCATGGGTGTAAAATTGCCTATTTTCCCGCTCCCGTGGCAGCCAGCATTCTGCCATCCGGGAAAGATTATGGGCTGGTATGCTATGTTTATGTAAAACCGATGTCCCGAGAAATCTCTACTAAGGGGTTCTTCAGAAACCAACTCACTAATTAGTGCTGTTTTCTTCATATCATCATAAAACTTTTTAACTTTGGTTCATCGAGGAACACTTTTTCAGTACTGGTATAGCCCTGTGTTAAAGTTTTCAGGAAAAATTAATAAAAGGGTTATATAGGTATTCTGTAGCCCTTTTTAACTCACTTATGCCATGGTTGCCTACACCGAATATACTGATCAGGAACTTAGCAGTTTGTTACAGCAGGGCGATCATGCCGCTTTTACAGAAATTTATAACAGGTATTGGCGTAAGATCTTTGTTGTTGCGCATAAGCGCTTGGGCGATCAGGAAGAAGCTGAGGGAATTGTTCAGGATTTATTTTTAAACCTCTGGCGCAAAAGAGAAAGCTTTAGGTTAACAACCGGATTTCAAAATTACTTTGCAATTGCCCTGAAATTCGAAATTCTTGATGTGATGCGGAAATGGGCGAATGTAAGCAAATATGAAAATGAACTTTCTTTTACTTACACCGAGGCTGATGAAAGCATGTTGCGATCAGCTGATCTTGAAGAGCTGAGGCAAAAAATCCAGCTGACTATTAGCGCACTTCCCGAAAAATGCCAGTTGGTGTTCAGACTCAAACACGAACAGGGCTATTCTCAAAAACAGATTGCAGAAGAACTGAACATTTCGGAGAAGACTGTAGAAGCGCATCTGGCCAAAGCTAAGAAACAGCTTAGAGGCAAGATCGGCGGTCTGCTTGAACTGATATTGTTTCTTTGTTTTTAAAAAAAAATCGGCCAACTAAGGGATTTCCATTTCTGAAACGGTTATGTATTAAAAGGAGATCACATATGCCGGCAGATAAACCAAATCATACTTTATTAATATTGGCCAAAAAATGGCTGGCAGGGAAAATCACTGATAAAGAGCGGTTAGAATTTGATCATTGGTATAACTCTTTTGACGATAGGCATCACGAACTGTTTACCGATGAGACGGAGGAGGGAATGGAGAACAGGATAAAACAGGCAATTTTTAGCAGAGCAGAAATTAGCACGCCCGGGACAACAAAACTCTGGCCGCGTATAGCAATAGCTGCGGCTGCAATTTGCGGCATTGTTTTAGGTATCTATTTTTTCACAGATCCGGGCCGGATCAACAATAGGCAAAACAATTTAGCTGACGCAAATCATATCGACCCAGGCAAAAACGCTGCAATGCTGATGTTTTCCAACGGAAAGACCGTTAGCCTTAGTGAGGCGAAAACCGGGGTCATTTTTGATAGGGAGAAGCTCAGGTACAATGATGGTACAACAGTTGGGACGGCTTCGGACGACAATAGCGGGGTTCAGATGGTCACTGCATCAACACCTCGTGGAGGTACTTACCAGTTCACCCTGCCCGATGGTAGCAAAGTCTGGCTTAATGCCGACTCAAAGATTTCCTTTCCCTCACAATTTAACAAGACCGGGCGCAAAGTTGTTCTGGAAGGCGAAGCATATTTTGAGGTTGCCAAAAAACATGTCCCTTTCAGTGTACAGAGCAGGCAGCAGGAGGTCATGGTGTTGGGGACGCATTTTAACATTAGCGCGTATGCCGGAGAACCCCAGGTTAGAACCACTTTGCTGGAAGGCAGGGTTCGCGTAACAGGTGTAGCAGATGCAACTCAGCAGGATGTAAACCCTGTGGTCCTTAAACCCGGAGAGCAGTCAGTCCTTGTAAACAACAGGATTACGATAAGCAAAGTCGATACCGGCGCTGTTATTGACTGGAAAAAAGAGCTCTTTATTTTTGATAAAGACAAGCTTGAAGACATCATGAAAAAAGTAGAGCGATGGTATGATGTTGAAACGGTATACCTGGACCAGAACGTAAAAAGAGAAGTGTTCAGCGGAAGGATTTCCAGGTTCCGGAATGTGGGTGAGTTGCTGAATAAGCTTAGCCAGACCGGCGCTGTAAACTTTAAAGTCGAAGGAAGGAGGATCTTGATCACGAAATAAATTCTACTACTACAACACCAATAGATTATCAACTAAACCAACCACACCAACTAATGTATAAAATTTACAAAAGAATTTTATATGGCCTGCCCGGTCATATAAAAGAAATTCTATTTATTATGAAATTAACTTTCCTTATACTCCTATGCACTTTGCTGCAGGTAAGTGCCAGCAGCT
It encodes the following:
- a CDS encoding FecR family protein, producing MPADKPNHTLLILAKKWLAGKITDKERLEFDHWYNSFDDRHHELFTDETEEGMENRIKQAIFSRAEISTPGTTKLWPRIAIAAAAICGIVLGIYFFTDPGRINNRQNNLADANHIDPGKNAAMLMFSNGKTVSLSEAKTGVIFDREKLRYNDGTTVGTASDDNSGVQMVTASTPRGGTYQFTLPDGSKVWLNADSKISFPSQFNKTGRKVVLEGEAYFEVAKKHVPFSVQSRQQEVMVLGTHFNISAYAGEPQVRTTLLEGRVRVTGVADATQQDVNPVVLKPGEQSVLVNNRITISKVDTGAVIDWKKELFIFDKDKLEDIMKKVERWYDVETVYLDQNVKREVFSGRISRFRNVGELLNKLSQTGAVNFKVEGRRILITK
- a CDS encoding RNA polymerase sigma factor is translated as MVAYTEYTDQELSSLLQQGDHAAFTEIYNRYWRKIFVVAHKRLGDQEEAEGIVQDLFLNLWRKRESFRLTTGFQNYFAIALKFEILDVMRKWANVSKYENELSFTYTEADESMLRSADLEELRQKIQLTISALPEKCQLVFRLKHEQGYSQKQIAEELNISEKTVEAHLAKAKKQLRGKIGGLLELILFLCF